A genome region from Synechococcales cyanobacterium T60_A2020_003 includes the following:
- a CDS encoding 2Fe-2S iron-sulfur cluster binding domain-containing protein, which produces MAKIVKLEPIGQQTSVETNGNLLSVLLNKELDVLKECGGRGMCATCHIYVQDGMEALSPMARREQRTLEVITSCKPNSRLACQARVLANGVVVELPPGMYVNSLQDIEALIGRRAEQNLLHPITGEVLVEEGKLITRSTMKQLENTPSFRVGEFLTNTTDA; this is translated from the coding sequence ATGGCTAAGATTGTCAAACTAGAACCCATTGGACAACAAACCTCGGTTGAAACCAATGGCAACCTCCTTTCCGTGTTGCTCAACAAAGAGCTAGATGTGTTAAAAGAATGCGGTGGTCGCGGCATGTGTGCCACATGCCACATCTACGTCCAGGACGGGATGGAGGCTCTATCCCCCATGGCGCGTCGTGAACAGCGCACGCTAGAAGTGATTACCTCCTGCAAACCCAACTCTCGCTTGGCCTGTCAGGCTCGGGTGTTGGCCAATGGTGTGGTGGTTGAACTGCCTCCTGGTATGTACGTCAACTCTCTGCAAGATATTGAGGCGTTGATTGGCCGCCGTGCCGAGCAAAATCTACTCCACCCCATTACTGGTGAAGTTCTGGTGGAGGAGGGCAAACTTATTACCCGTTCCACCATGAAACAGTTGGAAAATACACCGAGCTTCCGTGTTGGCGAGTTTTTGACTAATACTACGGATGCCTAG